In a genomic window of Akkermansiaceae bacterium:
- a CDS encoding zinc ABC transporter substrate-binding protein, with the protein MKKISLLLGISILALVTTATEAARLKVASLHPLITDVARQVAGQHAEVVQLIAPHEDPHHFKPTPKALLRAKGASLYLASGKNLETYLDKLRSTLGSSAKVVEVGRTIPSQKISGRDSQYVCCPQHAHGAIDPHWWHRVSNMQKAARVIAKEYAEADPANADAYKANAAAYSKRLSALHSWIKREVSRIPRQNRILSTAHAAFGYFCKEYGFKALPVKGLTAQQKTSASYQALAISELRKNHVKAIFPEQRANPKSLQIIAREAGVRIGGTLAADGSTNYEKMMRDNVSKIVSALAR; encoded by the coding sequence ATGAAAAAGATCTCTCTGCTCCTCGGAATTTCCATACTTGCGCTGGTTACGACAGCAACGGAAGCTGCGCGGTTGAAAGTAGCCAGTTTGCACCCCCTGATCACGGATGTTGCCCGTCAGGTGGCGGGGCAGCACGCCGAGGTGGTGCAGCTGATCGCTCCCCATGAGGACCCGCATCATTTCAAGCCCACGCCGAAGGCCCTGCTCAGGGCGAAGGGGGCGAGCCTCTATCTGGCGAGTGGCAAAAACCTGGAAACCTATCTGGACAAACTCAGGAGCACCCTGGGCAGCAGCGCCAAGGTGGTTGAGGTGGGAAGGACTATTCCGTCGCAGAAAATCAGTGGTCGCGACAGTCAGTATGTGTGTTGTCCGCAGCACGCGCACGGTGCGATCGACCCCCACTGGTGGCACCGCGTCAGCAACATGCAGAAGGCCGCCCGTGTCATTGCCAAGGAGTATGCCGAGGCCGACCCCGCGAACGCGGACGCCTACAAGGCCAATGCCGCCGCCTACTCAAAACGCCTGTCTGCCCTGCACTCCTGGATCAAGCGTGAGGTCAGTCGCATCCCGCGTCAAAACCGCATCCTCAGCACGGCGCACGCCGCGTTTGGATATTTTTGCAAGGAATACGGGTTCAAGGCTCTGCCGGTGAAAGGCCTCACCGCCCAGCAAAAGACCAGTGCCAGCTATCAAGCGCTGGCGATCAGCGAGCTGCGCAAAAACCATGTCAAAGCCATCTTCCCGGAGCAGCGGGCGAACCCCAAGTCGCTGCAGATCATCGCCAGGGAAGCCGGTGTCCGCATCGGAGGCACGCTGGCGGCTGACGGATCGACAAACTACGAGAAGATGATGAGGGACAACGTCAGTAAAATCGTCTCGGCACTCGCTCGCTAA
- a CDS encoding metal ABC transporter permease, which translates to MNELLQMLDMPFFRRALVAAALIGFTNGFVSGFVLLRKSSLTLSALCHTLLPGIVIVVLITGALTQAGAFTGALLAALIVGLGSISVTRNTRLPQSTALAIFFTTAFALGIVLIQYTHTVQNLEDWLFGNILSVSDSDLQVFFGISCFILLSATLFMRPLLLTLFEPNVAAVQGVGVRWMNYLLYALMIFALMASFQAVGPILSIGLLVVPGAIVSLFTNQTRWLFWGGGIVGCLSSMLAVVISVPLNIPTGPAIVLVLGIIFLIAYFVNPNYGPLKRLQTNNKNNKSKNVP; encoded by the coding sequence ATGAATGAACTTCTGCAAATGCTCGATATGCCGTTTTTTCGCCGCGCCCTGGTGGCGGCGGCGCTGATCGGATTTACCAACGGCTTTGTCAGTGGCTTTGTCCTGTTGCGGAAAAGCTCGCTGACCTTGAGCGCGCTTTGCCACACCCTGCTGCCGGGCATCGTTATTGTGGTGCTCATCACCGGCGCGCTGACCCAGGCGGGTGCGTTTACGGGAGCCTTGCTCGCCGCCCTGATTGTCGGGCTCGGCTCGATCTCGGTGACCCGCAACACCCGGCTGCCCCAGAGCACCGCGCTGGCGATATTCTTTACCACCGCCTTCGCGCTGGGAATCGTTCTCATCCAGTACACCCACACGGTGCAGAATCTCGAGGACTGGCTGTTTGGAAACATCCTTTCTGTGAGTGACTCCGACTTGCAGGTGTTCTTTGGCATCTCCTGTTTCATCCTTCTGAGCGCGACCCTTTTCATGCGACCGCTCCTGCTGACCTTGTTTGAACCGAATGTCGCTGCCGTGCAGGGGGTGGGTGTGCGCTGGATGAATTACCTGCTCTACGCGCTGATGATTTTCGCCCTGATGGCAAGTTTCCAAGCGGTCGGCCCGATCCTCTCGATCGGTCTGCTCGTCGTCCCGGGTGCCATCGTCTCACTCTTCACCAACCAGACGCGGTGGTTGTTCTGGGGCGGAGGCATCGTCGGCTGCCTGAGCTCCATGCTGGCTGTGGTGATTTCCGTCCCCCTCAACATCCCGACCGGCCCGGCCATCGTCCTGGTGCTGGGTATCATCTTCCTCATCGCCTATTTCGTAAACCCCAACTACGGGCCGTTGAAACGCCTGCAAACGAACAACAAAAACAACAAAAGTAAGAATGTACCATAA
- the tsaA gene encoding tRNA (N6-threonylcarbamoyladenosine(37)-N6)-methyltransferase TrmO yields the protein MNVEIIGHVRTCYGEKFGVPRQPGLVDEAWGELVFEPEFRSADAVKGLEGFSHVWLVFVFHQAIRDDWKPTVRPPRLGGNKKVGVFASRSPFRPNPIGLSCVRLVGIDPDHPDGPVLNLRGVDLVDGTPILDIKPYIPFSDSLPDALAGFAQEPPALMAVEWQDGVGDSLDTGTKHLIEKTLANDPRPAYQHDTTDREYGCLVDGWNIRWLIRSGKVSIVSCLSD from the coding sequence ATGAATGTTGAAATCATTGGCCACGTTCGCACCTGTTATGGGGAAAAGTTTGGTGTCCCCCGACAGCCGGGACTCGTCGACGAAGCCTGGGGCGAGCTGGTTTTCGAGCCGGAGTTCCGGTCAGCTGATGCCGTCAAAGGACTTGAAGGGTTTTCCCATGTCTGGCTGGTGTTTGTTTTTCATCAGGCGATTCGAGATGACTGGAAACCAACTGTCAGGCCGCCGCGACTCGGGGGAAACAAGAAAGTGGGTGTCTTCGCCAGCAGGTCTCCTTTCCGGCCGAATCCAATCGGGCTGTCATGCGTGAGGCTGGTAGGCATCGATCCGGATCACCCGGATGGCCCGGTCCTCAATTTGCGTGGCGTGGACCTGGTCGATGGCACACCCATTCTCGATATCAAACCCTACATCCCCTTCTCCGATTCGTTGCCTGATGCCCTGGCAGGCTTCGCTCAGGAGCCGCCGGCCCTGATGGCCGTCGAATGGCAGGATGGAGTCGGCGACTCCCTGGACACAGGAACAAAACACCTGATCGAAAAGACCCTGGCCAATGACCCCCGCCCCGCCTACCAGCATGACACGACTGACCGTGAATACGGTTGTCTGGTCGATGGCTGGAACATCCGGTGGCTGATCCGGTCGGGCAAGGTGTCGATCGTTTCATGTTTATCGGATTAA
- a CDS encoding DUF1287 domain-containing protein: protein MILFVVVGVGIVAKPFISQLLAQDNKVTELKVEETVAWLGQGDGFGNQLAAAALERTREEVTYDDSYYKIPYPNGDVPAGKGVCTDVVVRSYRALGIDLQKLVHEDMERNFRIYPQLWSLKGPDTNIDHRRVPNLQRFFSRFGKEIELPEEGSTAEDFSFGDIVAWRLPHGATHIGVVVPGPGSHRDEKWIVHNIGGGPEWEDKLLEYQVIGHYRFDGTK from the coding sequence ATGATCCTCTTTGTGGTGGTGGGAGTGGGTATCGTCGCCAAGCCGTTTATTTCCCAGCTACTCGCTCAGGATAATAAGGTTACCGAGCTCAAGGTCGAGGAAACCGTTGCTTGGCTCGGCCAGGGGGACGGCTTTGGCAACCAGCTTGCCGCGGCGGCACTGGAGCGCACCCGTGAGGAAGTCACCTACGACGATTCCTATTATAAGATTCCCTACCCCAACGGCGATGTGCCGGCAGGCAAGGGGGTATGCACCGATGTGGTGGTCCGCAGTTACCGAGCCCTCGGGATCGACCTGCAGAAGCTCGTCCACGAGGACATGGAGCGGAATTTCAGGATTTACCCACAACTCTGGAGCTTGAAGGGGCCGGACACCAATATCGACCACCGCCGGGTGCCCAATTTGCAACGCTTCTTCAGTCGTTTCGGAAAGGAAATAGAACTTCCGGAGGAGGGGTCGACAGCCGAGGATTTTTCCTTTGGTGACATCGTCGCATGGCGATTGCCACACGGCGCCACCCATATTGGAGTGGTGGTTCCCGGACCGGGTTCGCACAGGGATGAAAAATGGATTGTCCACAATATTGGTGGAGGACCCGAGTGGGAGGACAAGTTGCTCGAGTATCAAGTGATCGGCCATTACCGGTTCGATGGTACGAAGTGA
- the holA gene encoding DNA polymerase III subunit delta, translating into MSQIHVIFGSDEGTVSEQALGLFTKLKPEGGDDFSQETIDGVVGNAEDAYAVCGKVIESLQTLPFFGGGKTVWLKNANFLGSDRTSEAERAKEGTEALIACLEDGLPGDVHFLISSTAIHKGRRLYKFLNKVADVKTFDKPDISRDGWQEKIMPVVKTKARNLGLTLTGDALHLFIMLVGVDTRQIDNELEKLDIHLDDRREVTEDDVREIVPLSHAGVVFEIGNALQKKNAARAFELIDQQLARKESAIGILRASIIPTVRNLYMSAAASHGRSIPNGNYNQFSSALNKLPENERAWLPQKKDGGVNAYPLFLASQNAGAFGVQRLGEAMKACLDADKCLVSTALDHRTVLHRLIATICAA; encoded by the coding sequence GTGAGTCAAATCCATGTTATCTTTGGTTCCGATGAGGGCACTGTGTCCGAGCAGGCGCTTGGCCTTTTTACTAAGCTGAAACCGGAGGGCGGCGATGATTTTTCCCAGGAAACGATCGACGGGGTGGTGGGTAATGCCGAGGATGCGTATGCGGTCTGTGGCAAAGTGATAGAGTCATTGCAGACCTTGCCGTTTTTCGGAGGGGGTAAAACGGTGTGGCTGAAAAATGCCAACTTTCTCGGCAGCGACCGCACCAGCGAGGCGGAGCGTGCGAAGGAGGGGACCGAGGCGTTGATCGCCTGCCTTGAAGACGGACTGCCGGGTGATGTGCATTTTCTGATCAGCAGCACGGCCATCCATAAGGGCCGGAGACTCTATAAATTCCTTAACAAGGTGGCCGATGTCAAAACCTTTGATAAGCCGGACATTAGCCGCGATGGCTGGCAGGAGAAGATCATGCCGGTGGTGAAAACCAAGGCCCGGAATCTTGGCCTGACATTGACCGGTGATGCCTTGCACCTGTTTATCATGCTGGTAGGCGTCGACACCCGCCAGATCGACAATGAATTGGAAAAACTCGATATCCATCTGGATGATCGACGCGAAGTCACGGAGGATGATGTCCGTGAGATTGTGCCACTCAGCCATGCCGGCGTGGTGTTCGAAATAGGGAACGCCTTGCAAAAGAAGAACGCCGCCCGTGCCTTTGAACTGATCGACCAACAACTCGCCCGCAAGGAGTCGGCCATCGGAATCCTGCGGGCGTCGATCATCCCGACGGTGCGTAACCTCTATATGTCGGCGGCAGCGAGCCACGGGAGGAGTATCCCTAACGGAAATTACAACCAGTTTTCCAGTGCACTGAACAAGTTGCCTGAAAACGAACGGGCATGGCTGCCACAAAAAAAAGACGGTGGGGTGAATGCCTACCCGTTATTTCTAGCGAGTCAGAACGCCGGTGCCTTCGGCGTGCAGCGTCTGGGTGAGGCGATGAAGGCCTGCCTTGACGCCGACAAATGCCTGGTCAGCACCGCCCTTGACCATCGCACGGTGTTGCACCGGCTCATCGCCACCATCTGTGCTGCCTGA
- the gluQRS gene encoding tRNA glutamyl-Q(34) synthetase GluQRS — translation MVTRFAPSPTGMLHLGHAYAAAYAYDCAMENGGRFLLRFEDIDVTRVRDHYYLAIERDLSWLGLQWDGTPIRQSDRLPAYLEALEKLKSLEVVYPCFCTRREIQQEIESMGNAPHGPEGTLYPGTCRSLSAMERADRIAAGLGHCWRLDTCSAARLAGPLGFEDEIKGRVEVDPFLLGDVVLARKDIATSYHLAVVIDDAFQKITDVTRGEDLLASTHVHRLLQKLLGLPIPTYHHHRLILDDQGKRLAKRDDSLSLRTLREQGKTPAEIFAMM, via the coding sequence ATGGTCACTCGCTTTGCGCCATCACCGACAGGGATGCTTCATTTGGGGCATGCTTATGCGGCGGCCTATGCGTACGATTGTGCCATGGAAAACGGGGGACGTTTTCTACTCCGGTTCGAGGATATCGACGTGACGCGGGTGAGGGATCACTACTACCTCGCCATCGAGCGGGACTTGTCATGGCTCGGGTTGCAATGGGACGGAACGCCGATCCGTCAAAGCGACCGACTCCCTGCGTATCTGGAAGCCTTGGAAAAACTCAAGTCGCTCGAGGTGGTCTATCCCTGTTTCTGCACCCGCCGTGAGATCCAGCAGGAAATTGAATCGATGGGAAACGCGCCCCATGGTCCGGAAGGCACCTTGTACCCTGGGACCTGCCGGTCATTGTCAGCCATGGAACGCGCTGACCGGATCGCGGCCGGGCTGGGGCACTGTTGGCGACTCGATACCTGCTCCGCAGCCAGACTCGCCGGGCCACTGGGCTTTGAAGACGAAATCAAAGGCCGGGTGGAGGTGGATCCTTTTTTGTTAGGCGATGTGGTGCTTGCCCGAAAAGACATCGCCACCTCCTACCATCTCGCGGTTGTGATCGATGATGCTTTTCAGAAAATCACCGATGTCACCCGTGGCGAGGATCTGCTTGCATCGACCCATGTGCACCGGTTGTTGCAAAAATTGTTAGGCCTGCCGATTCCCACCTACCACCACCACCGGCTCATCCTCGATGATCAAGGAAAACGCCTCGCCAAGCGTGACGACTCCCTCAGTCTCCGCACCCTGCGTGAGCAGGGGAAAACACCGGCAGAGATCTTCGCCATGATGTAA
- a CDS encoding alpha/beta fold hydrolase: protein MLTIRNAQGERLDTAYHEGSRDDVLVILGHGVTGNKDRPLLFWLARALADRGYPGLRVSWSGNGDSEGSFADSNITKEIGDLTAVIDQLGDGRKIVYIGHSMGAAVGALTAARDERITLLVSLAGMVYTREFCEREFGDVTPDADFMWEDDFPLSQSYVDDLHHINNTLDAARSLRLPWLLVHGSDDDVVLPRDSQDLHDALRGPARLVAVPGADHSFEGHYDTVITETIDWLEKHL, encoded by the coding sequence ATGCTGACGATTCGCAATGCACAAGGGGAACGACTCGATACCGCCTACCACGAAGGCAGCCGCGATGACGTGCTGGTTATTCTCGGCCATGGTGTCACGGGCAACAAAGACCGGCCCCTGCTGTTCTGGTTGGCCCGTGCCCTGGCTGACCGCGGCTATCCGGGCCTGCGTGTCTCATGGTCCGGCAACGGTGACTCGGAAGGCTCGTTTGCCGATTCCAATATCACCAAGGAAATAGGTGACCTCACCGCCGTAATCGACCAACTCGGCGACGGCAGGAAAATCGTCTACATCGGTCACAGCATGGGCGCAGCCGTCGGCGCGCTCACAGCGGCACGCGACGAGCGTATCACCCTACTCGTTTCCCTCGCAGGCATGGTTTATACCAGGGAATTCTGTGAGCGAGAGTTTGGTGACGTCACCCCCGACGCAGACTTCATGTGGGAAGACGACTTCCCCCTGTCCCAAAGCTACGTCGACGACCTGCACCACATCAACAATACCCTCGATGCGGCCCGAAGCCTGCGCTTGCCCTGGCTGCTCGTCCACGGCAGCGACGACGATGTCGTCCTGCCACGCGATAGCCAGGATCTCCACGATGCCCTCCGTGGTCCGGCCAGACTGGTAGCGGTCCCGGGTGCCGACCACTCGTTCGAGGGGCACTACGACACGGTTATCACCGAGACCATCGACTGGCTGGAAAAACATCTCTAA
- a CDS encoding sulfite exporter TauE/SafE family protein, with the protein MKTLAIAIVTGIVAGLLGALCGVGGGIVMVPAFVTVLGFKQKEAVATSLAVIIIVALVSTLNTSLRKGESLIDWRVVAFTAVAAALAAWFGTDLMHKLSNQHLTRMFGVVLLVFGTKMLLGK; encoded by the coding sequence ATGAAAACCCTCGCCATAGCCATAGTCACCGGGATAGTAGCAGGATTGTTAGGTGCTCTGTGCGGGGTTGGCGGCGGCATCGTCATGGTGCCTGCCTTTGTGACGGTTCTCGGGTTTAAGCAGAAAGAAGCGGTGGCAACCTCACTGGCCGTGATCATTATCGTGGCGCTTGTTTCGACACTGAACACCTCACTGAGAAAAGGGGAGTCGCTGATTGATTGGCGGGTGGTGGCATTTACTGCCGTGGCTGCAGCACTGGCTGCGTGGTTTGGCACCGACCTGATGCACAAGCTGAGCAATCAACACCTGACACGTATGTTTGGGGTGGTTCTGCTGGTTTTCGGAACAAAGATGTTACTTGGAAAGTAG
- a CDS encoding SpoIIE family protein phosphatase, whose amino-acid sequence MKSNPQDRLELALLASNEGVWDWYVGEEDIYYSDRVLGFLGYSADQAPNIITHAKQYFHEEELPELRATFKKTLAQGGEDTLALDCRYNHPDGTWHWLRIRGICVRGEDGEAQRIVGSIIDISQRKYAEINLEEERYKLRQLIENIPVNVYYKDKESNFVLTNSSLAKRLGAKSAEDMIGKSDRDYFDKAHADLARANELEVMETRVPLINALQEETYEGKETTWAEATKLPWLDRKGQLCGTFGISHDITDLVKVQRQLTATAEELHQRNVAFEEELQLAREIQQALLPQSLDGLVLRSHDREVTFGCRYSPASAMAGDFFEVMPISQHCIGIFLCDVMGHGVRASLVVSMLRGLMEKERDSATSPEWFLYGINEGLVSIFERAGVTLFATAIYCVVNLKEGTLRFSCAGHPSPISVRRGKGKQIQPAHKKPNPALGLISQAPYTAETVSLNSIDRLLIFTDGLHEVEDSSGEQLGIPHVVATMEKCINDDLETCLDSLIDQARRHAAEAKFDDDVCLFAMDVGSGL is encoded by the coding sequence ATGAAATCCAACCCACAGGACCGGCTCGAGTTGGCACTCCTGGCATCCAACGAAGGTGTCTGGGACTGGTATGTGGGAGAAGAGGATATTTACTACTCGGACCGGGTGCTCGGTTTTCTGGGGTACTCCGCAGACCAAGCACCTAACATCATCACTCACGCCAAGCAGTACTTCCACGAGGAAGAACTACCGGAGCTACGGGCCACCTTCAAAAAAACGCTGGCTCAAGGGGGTGAGGATACTCTGGCCCTCGACTGCCGCTACAATCATCCCGACGGCACCTGGCACTGGCTCCGGATCAGAGGGATTTGTGTCCGGGGTGAGGATGGTGAGGCACAGCGGATCGTGGGCTCCATCATCGATATCTCCCAGAGAAAATATGCTGAGATCAATCTTGAGGAAGAACGATACAAACTCCGCCAACTCATAGAAAACATACCAGTCAACGTCTACTACAAGGACAAGGAATCCAACTTCGTCCTGACCAACAGCTCGCTGGCCAAGAGGCTGGGTGCCAAATCCGCGGAGGACATGATTGGAAAATCGGACCGGGACTACTTTGACAAGGCCCACGCCGACCTCGCACGGGCCAACGAACTGGAGGTCATGGAAACCCGCGTCCCCTTGATCAACGCCCTGCAGGAGGAAACCTACGAAGGAAAAGAAACCACCTGGGCTGAGGCAACCAAGCTGCCATGGCTCGATCGCAAAGGCCAGCTGTGCGGCACCTTTGGCATCAGCCATGACATCACCGACCTGGTCAAGGTGCAACGCCAGCTCACCGCCACCGCGGAAGAGCTGCATCAACGCAATGTCGCTTTCGAAGAAGAGCTCCAGCTCGCCCGGGAGATCCAGCAGGCCCTGCTTCCCCAGAGCCTTGACGGCCTGGTTCTGCGCAGTCATGACCGGGAAGTCACCTTCGGCTGCCGGTACTCGCCCGCCTCCGCGATGGCAGGCGACTTCTTCGAGGTCATGCCCATTTCCCAACACTGTATCGGCATCTTTCTCTGCGATGTCATGGGTCATGGTGTTAGAGCCTCGCTGGTCGTTTCCATGCTCCGCGGGCTGATGGAAAAGGAACGTGATTCCGCCACCAGTCCCGAGTGGTTTCTCTACGGTATCAACGAGGGCCTGGTCTCCATCTTCGAACGCGCCGGGGTCACGCTCTTCGCCACCGCGATCTACTGCGTGGTCAACCTCAAGGAGGGAACGCTTCGTTTCTCCTGCGCCGGCCACCCGTCACCCATATCCGTCAGGCGCGGCAAGGGAAAACAAATCCAACCCGCGCACAAAAAACCCAATCCGGCCCTGGGACTGATTTCACAGGCACCCTACACCGCGGAAACCGTTTCCCTCAACAGCATCGACCGGCTTCTCATCTTCACCGACGGCCTCCATGAAGTCGAAGACTCCTCGGGTGAACAACTGGGGATTCCACATGTTGTCGCCACCATGGAAAAATGCATCAACGACGATCTCGAAACGTGCCTGGACAGCCTCATCGACCAGGCACGCCGACATGCCGCCGAGGCCAAGTTCGACGATGACGTTTGCCTCTTTGCCATGGACGTCGGCTCTGGCTTGTAG
- a CDS encoding metal ABC transporter ATP-binding protein: protein MSKCTHTHNRGQTHELIIRDLEVAYRDVSVLENINLQVRCGNSLALVGPNGAGKSTLLKAIAGLVKRKTGSVSWCGEDNVQCRGGEFAYLPQHEEVNWDFPVTVRGVVEMGRYSQLGAWGKFTKKDELAVEQALHLMEMDGELANRQISELSGGQKQRAFIARAVAQEAHVLLLDEPFTGLDRDHTANLTRLLRKLAMEHRLVIASHHDINTLADIFDHVLLLNRNIVAYGECQTVLTEENLNLTFKTADNE from the coding sequence ATGAGTAAGTGCACCCATACCCACAACCGAGGTCAGACTCACGAGTTGATCATCCGCGACCTGGAAGTCGCCTACCGCGATGTCAGTGTCCTGGAAAACATCAACCTTCAGGTCCGCTGCGGTAACAGCCTGGCATTGGTCGGGCCTAACGGCGCGGGCAAAAGCACGCTGCTCAAAGCCATCGCGGGACTGGTCAAGCGCAAGACCGGAAGCGTCTCCTGGTGCGGCGAGGACAACGTCCAGTGCCGTGGCGGCGAGTTCGCCTACCTTCCCCAGCACGAGGAAGTCAACTGGGACTTCCCGGTCACCGTCCGTGGCGTTGTGGAAATGGGGCGCTACTCCCAGCTCGGCGCGTGGGGGAAGTTCACTAAAAAAGATGAGCTCGCGGTCGAGCAAGCACTCCATCTGATGGAAATGGACGGCGAGCTCGCCAACCGCCAGATCAGTGAGCTATCAGGAGGCCAGAAACAACGCGCGTTCATCGCCCGGGCGGTGGCGCAGGAGGCGCATGTCCTGTTGTTAGACGAGCCGTTTACGGGGCTTGATCGTGACCATACGGCGAACCTGACCCGTCTGCTGCGCAAGCTTGCCATGGAACACCGGTTGGTGATCGCCTCCCACCACGACATCAACACGCTGGCGGATATCTTTGATCACGTGTTGTTACTCAACCGCAACATTGTGGCCTACGGGGAGTGCCAGACCGTGCTCACCGAGGAAAACCTCAACCTCACCTTCAAAACAGCGGACAATGAATGA
- a CDS encoding HAD-IA family hydrolase — protein MMKYSTLVFDFDGTIADTLDEGLKIYNQMAETHGLKPIDEDEVHILRHMKLNDFLDHLGVPRLLVPKLLYKGTQMLKSRISRLPLIEGIADALPRLRQKTEHFGILTSNSTENVHLFLQHHGLEDIFTFVSSTSKLTGKSKHLRSICRTFSIKPGDMIYIGDELRDVKAAKKAQIPVAAVGWGFNSAAALAESRPDYLFHHPSELHSLVS, from the coding sequence ATGATGAAATACAGCACACTGGTTTTTGATTTTGATGGCACCATCGCCGACACCTTGGACGAGGGCTTGAAGATCTACAACCAGATGGCTGAAACGCATGGTCTGAAACCCATTGATGAGGACGAGGTTCATATTCTCCGTCACATGAAGCTCAATGACTTTCTTGACCATCTCGGGGTCCCCAGACTCCTCGTCCCCAAGCTCCTGTACAAGGGCACCCAGATGCTCAAGTCCCGGATTAGCCGATTACCTCTGATCGAGGGCATCGCCGACGCCCTCCCCCGCTTGCGCCAGAAGACCGAGCACTTCGGTATCCTGACATCCAACTCCACTGAAAACGTCCACCTCTTTCTTCAACACCATGGCTTGGAGGATATCTTTACCTTTGTTTCCTCCACCTCCAAACTAACCGGTAAATCAAAACACCTCCGCTCGATCTGCAGGACCTTTTCCATCAAGCCCGGAGATATGATCTACATCGGGGATGAGCTGCGCGATGTCAAAGCGGCTAAAAAGGCACAGATCCCAGTCGCGGCTGTCGGCTGGGGGTTTAACTCAGCCGCCGCCTTGGCGGAATCCAGACCCGATTACCTGTTCCACCATCCCTCCGAGCTACACTCACTCGTCAGCTAA
- a CDS encoding NAD(P)-dependent oxidoreductase, whose product MQQSPRNIAVVGLGRMGANMARRLHDCGHRITSVYDIRRETAQALAGELGCHAASSLAETTRDADLVLTVVTDDDAMRGIFFNEPDNLLVHASGRIFINCATVSPEVHMEIENAANTLGASSLEACMASSISQARDGSLYLMIGGDEAVFNGCKDVLDQLSSKLRYIGPAGQAAKVKALVNMVMNINTAALAEGLGLGDALGLDTRMLCEVFSQTGANSRVLETDGDDMINRDHQCWFSAAHAAKDSGIANALGAREGLDLPLSLATQHQYQRMIELGLGELDKSGIAELTFKGRTSS is encoded by the coding sequence ATGCAACAATCACCACGCAATATCGCCGTCGTCGGTCTGGGCCGGATGGGCGCCAACATGGCACGGCGCCTGCACGACTGCGGCCACCGTATCACCTCGGTCTATGACATCCGCCGGGAAACCGCCCAGGCGCTTGCCGGGGAGCTGGGATGCCATGCGGCATCATCTCTAGCAGAAACAACACGCGATGCCGATCTTGTGCTCACGGTTGTCACCGATGACGATGCCATGCGTGGTATATTTTTCAATGAACCCGACAACTTGTTAGTGCACGCAAGCGGCCGGATATTCATCAATTGCGCAACCGTATCACCGGAGGTGCATATGGAGATTGAAAACGCAGCCAACACCCTGGGCGCCAGCTCACTGGAAGCCTGTATGGCCTCAAGCATCAGCCAGGCCCGCGACGGTAGCCTTTACCTGATGATCGGCGGTGATGAAGCGGTATTCAACGGCTGTAAAGATGTGCTGGACCAGCTTTCCAGCAAGCTGCGCTACATCGGTCCGGCCGGCCAGGCGGCCAAGGTCAAAGCTCTCGTCAACATGGTGATGAATATCAACACCGCCGCCCTCGCCGAAGGCCTGGGACTTGGCGATGCCCTCGGCCTGGACACCAGGATGCTCTGTGAGGTCTTCTCCCAGACAGGGGCAAACTCCCGCGTCCTCGAAACCGATGGCGACGACATGATCAACCGCGACCACCAGTGCTGGTTCTCCGCCGCCCACGCCGCCAAGGACAGCGGTATTGCCAACGCTCTCGGAGCCAGGGAAGGACTCGACCTGCCCCTGTCCCTCGCGACCCAGCACCAATACCAGCGCATGATCGAGCTCGGGCTCGGTGAGCTCGATAAATCGGGCATCGCCGAACTCACCTTCAAGGGGCGCACAAGTTCTTGA